A window of the Acidithiobacillus thiooxidans ATCC 19377 genome harbors these coding sequences:
- a CDS encoding lipoprotein-releasing ABC transporter permease subunit, with amino-acid sequence MRPYELWIGLRYTRAKRNNHFISFITGTAILGMVIGVAALIAVMAVMNGFDHTLRSRILAVTSDVIIQGNGVPVMDWQTATRRLSRVPDVTGVAPYVQAQALISHDGLVSGAMIEGIDPALEGRVDKLAKDMKVGKLQSLQSHPWSIVLGTALARQLGVTVGDKITLISPQGGVTPLGVSPSLRQFTVVGLFSVGIYAYDSGMAYINLGDAQRLYGLDKGVTGLRMQIKNPFAAPAFAAHLQKQLGPAFYIQDWTQTHENFFKALSMEKLVMFVILSLIIAVAAFNIVATLVMVVTDKETDIAILRTLGVTPRSIMLIFMVQGAVIGLVGTLLGVFFGVLLALNIPTLVPALEQLLHTQFISPEVYSISQLPSKLEPWDVVHVAVAALIMSWIATLYPSWRASRVAPAEALRYE; translated from the coding sequence ATGCGCCCTTATGAGTTGTGGATCGGGTTGCGCTATACCCGGGCCAAAAGAAATAATCATTTCATTTCTTTTATTACCGGAACGGCCATCCTCGGAATGGTCATCGGGGTAGCCGCCCTGATTGCGGTCATGGCGGTCATGAATGGTTTTGACCACACCCTGCGTTCGCGGATCCTGGCGGTGACCTCCGATGTCATCATTCAGGGCAACGGGGTGCCGGTCATGGACTGGCAGACCGCTACCCGACGTTTGTCGCGGGTGCCGGATGTGACTGGCGTGGCACCCTATGTGCAGGCGCAGGCACTGATTTCCCATGATGGTCTGGTCAGTGGAGCGATGATTGAGGGCATTGATCCTGCTCTGGAAGGGAGAGTGGACAAGCTGGCCAAGGATATGAAAGTAGGCAAGCTGCAAAGCCTGCAAAGTCATCCCTGGAGTATTGTGCTGGGTACGGCTCTGGCCCGGCAATTGGGAGTCACCGTAGGCGATAAGATCACCCTGATTTCGCCCCAGGGCGGAGTCACCCCTCTGGGCGTGAGTCCGTCCTTGCGCCAGTTTACCGTGGTCGGTCTGTTTTCTGTGGGTATTTACGCCTACGACAGCGGCATGGCGTACATCAATCTGGGGGATGCCCAGCGCCTTTATGGGCTGGATAAAGGGGTGACCGGCCTGCGTATGCAGATCAAAAATCCCTTTGCTGCACCAGCTTTTGCCGCCCATCTCCAGAAACAACTGGGGCCAGCCTTTTATATTCAGGACTGGACCCAGACCCATGAAAACTTTTTCAAGGCCCTGAGCATGGAAAAACTGGTCATGTTCGTCATTTTATCCCTGATTATTGCGGTGGCGGCATTCAACATTGTGGCGACCCTGGTCATGGTGGTGACCGACAAGGAAACCGATATTGCCATTTTGCGCACTCTGGGCGTCACGCCACGCAGTATCATGCTGATTTTCATGGTGCAGGGAGCAGTGATCGGTCTGGTCGGGACTTTGCTGGGGGTGTTTTTTGGCGTCCTGCTGGCCCTGAATATTCCCACTCTGGTGCCCGCCCTTGAACAATTACTGCATACCCAGTTCATCTCTCCGGAGGTGTATTCCATCAGTCAGTTGCCCTCCAAGCTCGAACCCTGGGATGTGGTGCATGTAGCTGTGGCGGCCCTGATCATGAGCTGGATTGCCACCTTGTACCCCTCCTGGAGGGCATCACGGGTCGCCCCGGCGGAGGCTTTACGCTATGAATGA
- the lysS gene encoding lysine--tRNA ligase produces the protein MDQELNDQMQVRQDKLTQWRHEGQAYPNHFRRDALAGDLQARYNDMDALALELEPIQARLGGRLMTRRVMGKASFADIQDQSGRIQLFVSRDALGEEHYARFKALDFGDIIGVEGILFRTKTGELSLKVHSLQLLSKALRPLPEKWHGLSDPETRFRQRYVDLIVTESARRTFQIRAETVAALREGLRQRGFFEAETPMMHVIPGGATARPFMTHHHALDMTLYLRIAPELYLKRLVVGGIEQVFEINRNFRNEGVSTRHNPEFTMLEWYEAYADYRDAMDLTETLIRAAAQAALGDTRIQYQGLEIDLGKAFVRMSVSESVRAYNPDLADADLRDPEVLAAKLAQLRVPCEASWGWGKRLIEIFEKTVEGNLQQPTFITEYPLEVSPLARRNDLDPEVTDRFELMIAGRELANGFSELNDPEDQAARFRAQVEAKDAGDEEAMFYDADYIRALEYGMPPTAGVGLGIDRLVMLLADQPSIREVILFPHLRPE, from the coding sequence GTGGATCAGGAACTGAATGATCAGATGCAGGTACGCCAGGACAAGCTGACCCAGTGGCGGCATGAGGGACAGGCCTACCCCAACCACTTTCGGCGCGATGCCCTGGCGGGAGATCTGCAGGCGCGCTATAACGATATGGATGCCTTGGCGCTGGAGCTGGAGCCGATCCAGGCCCGCCTGGGTGGACGTCTGATGACCCGGCGGGTCATGGGCAAAGCCAGTTTTGCCGATATTCAGGATCAGTCCGGACGTATTCAGCTTTTTGTCAGTCGTGATGCCTTGGGGGAAGAGCACTATGCGCGTTTCAAGGCCCTGGATTTTGGCGACATTATCGGCGTGGAAGGGATTTTGTTCCGCACCAAAACCGGCGAATTGTCCCTGAAAGTCCATAGTCTGCAATTGCTCAGTAAAGCCCTGCGTCCCCTGCCGGAAAAATGGCATGGGCTGAGTGATCCTGAAACCCGTTTTCGGCAGCGTTATGTGGATCTCATCGTCACCGAATCGGCCCGCCGGACGTTTCAGATCCGGGCGGAAACTGTGGCCGCTCTCCGCGAAGGCTTGCGCCAGCGCGGGTTTTTTGAAGCAGAAACGCCCATGATGCATGTCATTCCCGGTGGCGCCACAGCGCGTCCTTTCATGACCCATCATCATGCCCTGGATATGACGCTGTACCTGCGCATTGCCCCGGAACTTTACCTGAAGCGCCTGGTAGTGGGTGGTATTGAGCAGGTCTTTGAAATCAACCGTAATTTTCGTAATGAAGGAGTTTCCACCCGCCATAATCCGGAATTCACCATGCTCGAATGGTATGAGGCCTATGCCGATTATCGGGATGCCATGGATTTGACCGAAACCCTGATTCGCGCTGCGGCACAAGCGGCCCTGGGTGACACCCGGATTCAGTATCAGGGCCTGGAAATTGATCTGGGCAAGGCTTTTGTGCGGATGAGCGTGAGCGAGTCGGTGCGCGCCTACAATCCGGATCTGGCCGACGCCGATCTGCGTGATCCGGAAGTCCTGGCTGCCAAGCTGGCGCAGTTACGCGTGCCCTGTGAAGCTTCCTGGGGCTGGGGCAAAAGGCTGATCGAAATTTTTGAAAAGACCGTGGAAGGGAATTTGCAGCAACCGACGTTCATTACCGAGTATCCTCTGGAAGTCAGCCCCCTGGCGCGCCGTAATGATCTGGACCCGGAGGTGACCGACCGCTTTGAGTTGATGATTGCCGGACGAGAGCTGGCCAATGGTTTTTCGGAGCTCAATGATCCCGAAGATCAGGCCGCCCGGTTCCGCGCCCAGGTAGAGGCCAAGGATGCCGGTGATGAAGAAGCCATGTTCTATGATGCCGATTATATCCGCGCCCTGGAGTATGGAATGCCACCCACTGCGGGTGTCGGGCTGGGTATTGATCGTCTGGTCATGTTGCTGGCGGATCAGCCCAGTATTCGTGAAGTCATTCTCTTCCCGCACTTGCGACCGGAATAA
- the prfB gene encoding peptide chain release factor 2 (programmed frameshift) has protein sequence MREVNEMRALHEDLQARVSGLRGYLDLEEKRGRLEEVQRELEDPGIWTQAEKAQELGRERAALEAIIGPMDKLSASLADGNEMLELALSEQDQELLASVDADLDTALAMVEKLEFQRMFSGEHDASDCFVDIQAGAGGTEAQDWAEMILRMYLRWCEQHGFAAELVEVSEGEVAGIKSASIHVKGDHAFGWLRSETGVHRLVRKSPFDSGNRRHTSFASVFIYPEIDDSFEIEINPADLKVDTYRASGAGGQHVNKTDSAIRITHVPSGIIVACQTDRSQHKNRAEAMRMLRSKLFEMEMKKRDAEKQALEDSKSDIGWGHQIRSYVLDQSRIKDLRTGVEVGDTQKVLDGALDLFIEAALKAGL, from the exons ATGAGAGAAGTGAATGAGATGCGTGCGTTGCACGAAGATCTCCAGGCCCGGGTGAGCGGCCTGAGGGGGTATCTT GACCTCGAAGAAAAGCGTGGCCGTTTAGAAGAAGTTCAGCGCGAACTGGAAGATCCGGGCATCTGGACCCAGGCTGAAAAAGCCCAGGAATTGGGACGGGAACGAGCGGCTCTGGAAGCCATCATCGGACCGATGGACAAGTTGAGTGCCAGTCTGGCGGACGGTAACGAAATGCTGGAACTTGCGCTCAGTGAGCAGGATCAGGAACTGCTGGCTTCAGTGGATGCCGATCTGGATACGGCCCTGGCGATGGTCGAAAAACTGGAATTTCAGCGGATGTTTTCGGGAGAGCATGATGCTTCCGATTGCTTTGTCGATATTCAGGCGGGGGCGGGCGGTACCGAAGCCCAGGATTGGGCAGAGATGATTTTGCGCATGTACTTGCGCTGGTGTGAGCAGCACGGTTTTGCTGCGGAACTGGTGGAAGTCTCGGAAGGAGAAGTGGCGGGTATCAAGTCGGCCAGTATTCACGTCAAGGGCGATCATGCCTTCGGCTGGCTGCGTAGTGAAACCGGTGTGCATCGTCTGGTGCGCAAATCGCCCTTTGATTCAGGAAATCGTCGTCATACCAGTTTCGCCAGCGTGTTCATTTATCCCGAAATTGACGACAGCTTTGAAATCGAAATTAATCCAGCAGACCTCAAGGTGGATACCTACCGCGCCAGTGGTGCCGGTGGGCAGCACGTCAACAAGACGGATTCGGCCATTCGGATTACCCACGTCCCATCGGGCATTATTGTCGCCTGTCAGACGGATCGTTCCCAGCATAAAAACCGGGCCGAAGCCATGCGTATGTTGCGCTCCAAGCTTTTTGAAATGGAAATGAAAAAGCGTGATGCGGAAAAACAGGCGCTGGAAGACAGCAAGAGTGACATTGGCTGGGGGCATCAGATTCGTTCTTATGTGCTTGACCAGTCACGGATCAAAGACCTCCGCACCGGGGTCGAAGTGGGAGATACCCAGAAAGTTCTGGATGGGGCACTGGACCTGTTTATCGAAGCGGCACTGAAGGCCGGCTTATAA
- a CDS encoding PIN domain-containing protein: protein MDVRKRMLLPAIDAYTPVIPYGVVGHGFIVGKSLHHIKVDINFVTLRFARPFPGHRQPQCRTLGELSWGVKKSQARDKALASIQNLQESIRVAQLTPQVGIQYGRIRPALESCGQPIGNNDLRIAAHARAEGWILVTNNEREFCRVEGLQVENWVTA from the coding sequence ATGGACGTGCGGAAGCGGATGCTGCTCCCGGCCATTGATGCGTATACGCCAGTCATCCCCTACGGAGTAGTTGGTCATGGCTTCATAGTAGGGAAATCATTGCACCATATCAAGGTTGACATCAATTTCGTTACACTTCGGTTTGCTCGGCCATTTCCAGGGCATCGTCAACCTCAATGCCGAACTCTTGGTGAATTAAGCTGGGGGGTGAAAAAAAGTCAGGCGCGGGATAAGGCCCTGGCCAGTATTCAAAATCTGCAGGAGAGCATTCGGGTAGCCCAACTCACCCCTCAGGTTGGGATCCAATATGGGCGGATCCGCCCTGCTCTGGAAAGCTGTGGACAACCCATTGGTAATAATGATTTAAGGATAGCAGCACACGCCCGCGCCGAAGGCTGGATTTTGGTTACCAATAACGAACGCGAGTTTTGCCGGGTGGAAGGCTTGCAGGTAGAAAACTGGGTAACGGCATGA
- a CDS encoding DUF4160 domain-containing protein — protein MTNYSVGDDWRIRINGREQHPLPHVHVQFRDGSRVSLAIETGALLVGYVSPRKRLEPVRTWIEAHRDALLTEYRRLNP, from the coding sequence ATGACCAACTACTCCGTAGGGGATGACTGGCGTATACGCATCAATGGCCGGGAGCAGCATCCGCTTCCGCACGTCCATGTGCAGTTTCGTGACGGATCCCGTGTGTCGCTGGCCATTGAAACAGGCGCGCTTCTAGTCGGCTATGTCTCGCCCCGAAAGCGATTGGAACCGGTGCGGACCTGGATTGAGGCGCATCGGGATGCCCTATTGACGGAATATCGGAGGTTGAATCCATGA
- a CDS encoding DUF2442 domain-containing protein, whose amino-acid sequence MNQAPKIETATITGLFQVEIHWSTGEVFTTDLKDLIGPSRAEDPFCALHDPAFFAQGHTDDWGDGLSWPGGLDLGADSLYALGRKQAGLPTREDFILWMERNKLSLSRAAEAIGMTRRMMAYYKNGSRPIPKTVWLACIGYEVIERHAA is encoded by the coding sequence ATGAATCAAGCACCCAAAATTGAAACGGCGACGATTACTGGCCTGTTCCAGGTAGAAATCCATTGGTCCACCGGAGAAGTGTTTACCACGGATCTTAAGGATCTTATTGGCCCTTCACGGGCGGAAGATCCCTTTTGTGCACTCCATGATCCGGCTTTCTTCGCTCAGGGGCATACAGATGACTGGGGCGATGGTCTGAGTTGGCCCGGCGGACTGGATCTGGGCGCAGACAGTCTCTATGCCTTGGGGAGGAAACAGGCCGGATTACCAACACGTGAGGATTTCATCCTGTGGATGGAGCGGAACAAGCTCAGCTTAAGCCGTGCGGCGGAAGCCATCGGTATGACTCGGCGCATGATGGCCTACTACAAAAATGGCTCCCGCCCGATACCAAAGACCGTTTGGCTGGCCTGCATCGGTTATGAGGTGATTGAACGCCACGCAGCTTGA
- a CDS encoding single-stranded-DNA-specific exonuclease RecJ: protein MPEPIKIIDRPLSQDVFNAAVAAGYTPLQSRIIAGRLGDEDAGRVGLLVRPPLSALDPPDRLPDINVAAEAVARAVKQGLPLILLSDFDCDGASGHAVLKFALRDYFGVPEHRIHSYIGHRLREGYGVSESVTQRILDSAPRPALVITADQGSSDHDRIKKLRDHGLTTIVTDHHGVPEQGPPHAAIACVNPVRTDSSFADPYIAGVHVAWLLCCAVRQKLIDWGHLPANAPRLGGLLDLVALGTMADCVDLARSANNRAVLTRGLALMNVPEARPVWRALYKVSRCSGPITAATLSFTFGPIINARGRLDCALGAVDLLMCDDEAEAIRLAHVLVEHNSERKRVQSKMLRRILPLAEEQAVDGAMAITVFDPEGHPGVHGVCAARLVEAYGRPAAYFSPKQESEHITASLRTVPGFHIRNALAGIAESYPDDFVAWGGHAGAGGVTLKREGFDRFATAFNAAATRALAAWTPGPRILSDGALEQLPSLELLKEFALLEPFGRQWEAPVFCTEGQILSVRPVGDGTHLKLLLGIGPNRFDAIWFGAVRDGVCPVETGQLVRVTFELEANTFRDETSLQLRVRHAVVIAGKPVMVQRVAT, encoded by the coding sequence ATGCCAGAACCCATAAAAATCATCGACAGGCCATTGTCACAAGATGTTTTTAATGCGGCAGTAGCGGCTGGTTATACGCCACTCCAATCGCGTATCATCGCCGGTCGATTGGGTGATGAGGATGCGGGAAGGGTGGGATTGCTTGTGCGCCCGCCGCTGAGTGCGCTCGATCCACCAGACCGTTTACCCGACATCAACGTCGCCGCTGAGGCTGTAGCAAGGGCTGTGAAACAAGGGTTGCCGTTGATTCTGCTGTCGGACTTCGACTGTGATGGAGCGTCCGGGCACGCGGTGCTGAAGTTTGCGTTGCGTGACTACTTCGGTGTGCCCGAACACCGGATACACAGCTACATCGGCCATCGCCTGCGGGAAGGGTATGGCGTATCGGAAAGCGTCACCCAGCGGATTCTGGACTCGGCACCGCGTCCTGCACTTGTCATTACTGCGGACCAGGGCAGTTCGGACCATGATCGCATCAAGAAGCTCCGCGATCATGGTCTGACGACAATAGTGACGGACCACCATGGGGTTCCAGAGCAAGGCCCGCCGCACGCCGCCATCGCCTGTGTCAATCCCGTCCGCACGGATTCAAGCTTTGCCGACCCCTACATCGCGGGCGTGCATGTGGCCTGGCTACTCTGCTGTGCTGTACGGCAAAAGCTCATCGACTGGGGGCACCTTCCGGCCAATGCGCCCCGTCTGGGCGGTCTCCTCGACCTGGTTGCGCTGGGAACCATGGCGGATTGTGTTGATCTGGCCCGCTCGGCGAATAATCGTGCGGTTCTGACACGCGGCCTCGCATTGATGAACGTACCGGAGGCGCGACCTGTGTGGCGTGCCCTGTACAAGGTCTCTCGTTGCAGCGGCCCGATTACAGCGGCGACATTGAGTTTTACCTTCGGGCCGATCATCAATGCCCGGGGCAGGCTGGATTGCGCACTGGGGGCCGTCGACCTGTTGATGTGCGACGACGAGGCGGAAGCCATACGCCTGGCGCATGTTTTGGTGGAGCACAATAGCGAGCGCAAGCGGGTCCAATCCAAGATGCTGCGCCGTATCCTGCCATTGGCGGAGGAGCAGGCGGTGGACGGGGCTATGGCCATTACCGTGTTCGATCCGGAAGGGCATCCGGGCGTACATGGGGTCTGCGCTGCCCGTCTGGTGGAAGCCTATGGACGGCCTGCTGCCTATTTCTCGCCCAAGCAGGAAAGCGAGCATATCACCGCTTCGCTGCGCACCGTGCCTGGATTTCATATACGCAACGCGCTGGCAGGGATTGCAGAATCCTATCCGGACGACTTCGTTGCCTGGGGCGGTCATGCCGGTGCTGGCGGCGTCACCTTGAAACGTGAGGGGTTTGATCGTTTCGCGACAGCCTTCAATGCAGCTGCAACCCGTGCCCTGGCAGCGTGGACCCCGGGCCCCCGGATACTGAGTGATGGGGCGCTCGAACAGCTCCCAAGTTTGGAACTGCTCAAAGAGTTCGCGCTGTTGGAGCCTTTCGGTCGGCAATGGGAGGCGCCCGTCTTCTGTACGGAAGGTCAGATTCTCAGTGTGCGTCCCGTCGGGGATGGCACCCACCTCAAATTGTTGCTGGGCATCGGGCCAAATCGATTCGATGCCATCTGGTTTGGGGCGGTTCGTGATGGAGTGTGTCCCGTGGAAACGGGGCAGCTTGTCCGGGTAACTTTCGAGCTGGAGGCCAATACCTTCAGAGACGAGACGTCCTTGCAATTGCGCGTCCGCCATGCGGTGGTTATTGCAGGGAAACCGGTGATGGTTCAGCGAGTCGCTACATGA
- the thrC gene encoding threonine synthase, protein MTRYTGIIDRYRDFLPLAPDTQAVSLGEGNTPLIECLNLPRQLGVDIRLFLKFEGLNPTGSFKDRGMTMAVTKAKEDGSEMVICASTGNTSAAAAAYAARAGMQAFVVIPEGKIALGKLSQAMMHGALVLQIRGNFDEGMQIVQEVAANAPITLVNSVNPYRLQGQKTAAFEIIEALGEAPDYHVLPVGNAGNITAHWMGYCEATDGRADVSQVLTTACKFCNGVCRYGHGKPGKRPKMLGFQAEGSAPFMAGEFVKNPETIATAIRIGHPMSWDQAHRVQEESGGWFGSHSDAQILEAQRWLAKFEGVFCEPASATSVAGVVAAARAGKIEAGATVVCTLTGHGLKDPDTAISQGGEVVTVNATLDAVQRAILDR, encoded by the coding sequence ATGACGCGTTACACCGGTATTATTGATCGTTACCGTGATTTTTTGCCTCTGGCCCCGGATACCCAGGCAGTCAGCCTCGGTGAGGGGAATACACCGCTCATCGAATGTCTGAATCTTCCGCGCCAATTGGGGGTGGATATCCGCTTGTTTCTCAAATTCGAAGGGCTGAATCCCACCGGTTCTTTCAAGGATCGGGGCATGACCATGGCGGTGACCAAGGCCAAGGAAGATGGCAGTGAGATGGTCATCTGCGCTTCTACGGGAAATACTTCTGCGGCTGCAGCGGCCTATGCTGCGCGGGCCGGAATGCAGGCTTTTGTGGTGATCCCGGAAGGGAAAATTGCTTTGGGCAAGTTATCTCAGGCCATGATGCACGGCGCGTTGGTCTTGCAAATTCGCGGCAATTTTGACGAAGGCATGCAGATTGTGCAGGAAGTGGCTGCCAATGCGCCCATTACCCTGGTCAATTCCGTGAACCCCTACCGTCTGCAGGGACAGAAAACCGCTGCCTTTGAAATTATCGAGGCCTTGGGCGAGGCGCCTGATTATCACGTATTGCCAGTAGGTAATGCGGGTAATATTACCGCGCACTGGATGGGTTATTGCGAAGCCACCGATGGCCGTGCTGATGTCTCTCAGGTGTTGACCACGGCCTGCAAATTCTGCAACGGGGTGTGTCGCTATGGTCATGGCAAACCCGGAAAACGTCCGAAGATGCTCGGTTTTCAGGCAGAGGGCAGCGCGCCGTTTATGGCCGGTGAGTTTGTGAAAAATCCGGAAACCATTGCGACGGCCATTCGTATCGGGCATCCCATGTCCTGGGATCAGGCGCATCGGGTGCAGGAAGAAAGTGGTGGCTGGTTTGGCAGCCACAGCGATGCTCAAATCCTCGAAGCCCAGCGCTGGTTAGCCAAATTTGAAGGCGTGTTTTGTGAGCCTGCCTCCGCCACTTCGGTGGCGGGCGTTGTTGCTGCTGCCCGCGCCGGAAAAATCGAGGCGGGGGCTACGGTGGTTTGTACGCTTACCGGACATGGTCTCAAGGATCCCGACACGGCCATTTCCCAGGGCGGCGAGGTGGTGACCGTCAATGCCACTCTGGATGCGGTACAGCGCGCCATACTGGATCGCTGA
- a CDS encoding homoserine dehydrogenase: protein MDPVRIGILGMGTVGQGTVRVLARNAEEITRRVGRDLRVVHAAVRNPARLEALDLQARISTDPWAVVRDPEVDVLVEVMGGTGLARELILAAIAAGKHVVTANKALLAEHGNEIFAAAQQQGVMVAFEAAVAGAIPIIKAIREGLAGNRIQWLAGIINGTSNYILTQMFREGWDFQQALTEAQRLGYAEADPGLDVDGGDAAHKITLMASIAFGIPVDFAHCHVEGIRALERDDVVYAAELGYRIKLLGISRRRADGVELRVHPTLIPESHLLANVEGPFNAILVESDAAGQSLYYGRGAGGDPTASAVVADLVDVARTMTADPSNRVPHLAFQPDALSALPLLPMAEVESAYYLRIHAHNRAGVLAQVATMLAEHQISIEALLQKESPEADTVPIVLLLHRCREGDLEQAIRRIEALPVVARPVLRLRVESLAEQ, encoded by the coding sequence ATGGATCCTGTGCGTATTGGTATTCTGGGAATGGGCACTGTCGGTCAGGGCACGGTGCGGGTGCTGGCACGTAATGCCGAAGAAATCACCCGTCGGGTCGGTCGGGATTTACGGGTAGTCCATGCTGCGGTGCGTAATCCGGCGCGTCTGGAAGCATTGGACCTGCAGGCGCGGATCAGCACCGATCCCTGGGCCGTGGTGCGCGATCCGGAAGTGGATGTGCTGGTGGAAGTCATGGGCGGTACGGGGCTGGCCAGGGAACTGATTCTGGCAGCTATTGCCGCAGGCAAGCATGTGGTGACAGCCAATAAAGCCCTGCTGGCTGAACATGGTAACGAAATTTTTGCCGCCGCCCAGCAACAGGGGGTGATGGTGGCCTTTGAAGCAGCCGTAGCCGGAGCCATTCCGATTATCAAAGCCATCCGCGAAGGTTTGGCAGGTAACCGCATTCAATGGCTGGCGGGTATCATCAACGGCACCAGTAACTATATTCTGACCCAGATGTTCCGTGAAGGCTGGGATTTTCAGCAGGCGCTGACCGAGGCCCAGCGCCTGGGCTACGCCGAAGCGGACCCCGGACTGGATGTGGACGGGGGAGATGCAGCCCACAAAATCACGCTGATGGCCTCCATCGCTTTCGGCATCCCGGTGGACTTCGCTCACTGCCATGTCGAGGGCATTCGTGCTCTGGAGCGGGATGATGTGGTGTATGCAGCAGAACTCGGTTATCGCATCAAGCTGCTGGGTATCTCCCGGCGTCGCGCCGATGGTGTGGAACTGCGCGTTCATCCGACCCTGATTCCCGAAAGTCATTTGCTGGCCAATGTCGAAGGACCCTTCAACGCCATTCTCGTCGAAAGCGATGCGGCCGGACAGAGCCTGTATTACGGGCGCGGTGCGGGCGGTGATCCTACGGCCAGCGCGGTGGTGGCTGATCTGGTGGATGTGGCCCGGACGATGACGGCCGACCCCAGCAACCGCGTGCCGCATCTGGCCTTTCAGCCGGATGCCTTGAGTGCCTTGCCGCTGCTGCCCATGGCCGAAGTGGAGAGCGCTTACTATTTGCGCATTCATGCCCATAATCGTGCTGGTGTTTTAGCCCAGGTGGCGACCATGCTGGCGGAACACCAGATTTCCATTGAGGCTTTGCTGCAAAAAGAATCGCCGGAAGCCGATACGGTTCCTATCGTTCTGTTGCTGCACCGTTGCCGTGAAGGCGATCTGGAGCAGGCTATCCGCCGGATTGAAGCCCTTCCGGTAGTGGCTCGTCCCGTTTTACGGCTGCGTGTCGAAAGTCTGGCCGAACAGTGA
- the alaC gene encoding alanine transaminase, producing MNSDFERIRRLPPYVFNIVTDLKNQARKRGEDIIDFGMGNPDQPTPQNIVDKLCETAQRGDTHRYSVSRGIPRLRRAITTWYEQRFGVALDPESEAIVTIGSKEGIAHLALATMGPGDTVLVPSPTYPIHPYGFVIAGADVRHVPMLPGVDFFEELEKAVKAAWPKPKMLVINFPHNPTAAVVDLDFFRRIVEFAKEHRIWVVHDLAYADIVFDGYKAPSFLQVPGAKDVGVEFFTLSKSYNMPGWRVGFAVGNPKLVGALARMKSYLDYGTFTPIQVAAITALEGPQDCVEDIRLMYEQRRDVLCEGLDAAGWVVEKPMATMFVWARIPENLRKMGSLEFSKLVLDRAKVAVSPGIGFGELGDEYVRFGLVENEHRTRQAIRGIKQMFREDL from the coding sequence ATGAACAGTGATTTTGAACGTATCCGCCGTTTGCCCCCTTACGTGTTTAATATTGTCACTGACCTGAAAAATCAGGCCCGTAAGCGCGGTGAGGATATTATCGACTTTGGTATGGGAAATCCCGACCAGCCCACGCCCCAGAATATTGTCGATAAGCTCTGCGAGACCGCCCAGCGCGGGGATACCCATCGTTACAGCGTATCCCGGGGTATTCCCCGGCTGCGGCGCGCTATCACGACCTGGTACGAACAGCGCTTCGGGGTGGCTCTTGATCCTGAATCAGAGGCCATAGTGACCATTGGCTCCAAGGAAGGTATTGCGCATCTGGCCCTGGCTACCATGGGCCCCGGGGATACGGTGCTGGTTCCCAGTCCGACTTATCCCATACATCCCTACGGTTTTGTGATTGCCGGCGCAGACGTGCGCCATGTGCCGATGCTGCCGGGCGTGGATTTTTTCGAAGAACTGGAAAAGGCCGTCAAGGCCGCCTGGCCCAAGCCGAAAATGCTGGTCATCAATTTCCCGCATAATCCGACGGCAGCGGTGGTCGATCTGGATTTCTTCAGGCGGATTGTGGAGTTTGCCAAGGAGCATCGCATCTGGGTGGTGCATGATCTGGCTTATGCTGACATCGTCTTTGATGGCTATAAGGCGCCCAGCTTTTTGCAGGTGCCGGGGGCCAAAGATGTGGGGGTGGAATTTTTCACACTGTCCAAGAGCTATAACATGCCCGGCTGGCGGGTCGGCTTTGCCGTAGGTAATCCCAAGCTGGTGGGTGCCCTGGCGCGCATGAAAAGCTATCTGGATTACGGCACCTTCACCCCCATTCAGGTGGCGGCCATTACGGCACTGGAAGGTCCTCAGGATTGTGTGGAAGACATTCGCCTGATGTATGAACAACGCCGCGATGTGCTTTGCGAGGGGCTGGATGCAGCAGGTTGGGTGGTGGAAAAGCCCATGGCAACCATGTTTGTCTGGGCGCGTATTCCGGAAAATCTGCGCAAAATGGGTTCGCTGGAGTTTTCCAAGCTGGTGTTGGACCGGGCCAAGGTGGCGGTCAGTCCCGGTATTGGCTTTGGTGAACTGGGTGACGAATATGTGCGTTTTGGTCTGGTGGAAAACGAACATCGTACCCGTCAGGCCATCCGTGGAATCAAACAAATGTTCCGTGAGGATTTATGA